One window of Triticum dicoccoides isolate Atlit2015 ecotype Zavitan chromosome 5A, WEW_v2.0, whole genome shotgun sequence genomic DNA carries:
- the LOC119297442 gene encoding uncharacterized protein LOC119297442, translating into MGGCVAVARAVDPMETMSEAPPASGPRPPRCVAFQSSEPSGKYLCYARQGKGAAADGLFQLDGEDVTSPHTRFFMEPSKAHPGLLHVRCCYDNKYWAANQLHDGEDDGGWIVGAADEAEEDLSKTTCTLFKTTPGDRSSGYIRFVHAQLQMYACVSKENLHFSLEKGDEDLSGGYIVHDLSQQVVLPRYLAFKGDNGMYLCPQIIERHEYLQFSARGVDQALVNRVHSNQDGTCRIWSNHFGRFWRRSPNWIFCDSPDGATSGDGVDVDTLFRAVSFGSFVALQSLGNNWYCNRLTTEGKKSCLNAGAPTITAEARLRLEEAVASREIYDVVFDLSRPRVHGKTRVVGMAAASALNDAASGDTAQLRLECRDTEKRTWGSSVTVNLGVGAKIHAGVPRITAGGNVEVTDEFSGPYSWGSSMEKETTKDVAYQVTVPPKTRVTVSMVATRASCDVPFSYKQRDTLLDGHQVTHDMNDGLYSGQNCFDFEFVITSEENI; encoded by the exons ATGGGCGGATGCGTTGCTGTTGCCAGAGCAGTGGATCCGATGGAGACGATGAGCGAGGCGCCTCCAGCTTCAGGTCCAAGGCCGCCCAGGTGCGTTGCTTTCCAATCATCAGAACCCAGCGGCAAGTACCTGTGCTACGCGCGCCAAGGCAAGGGGGCTGCCGCCGATGGGTTGTTCCAGCTAGACGGCGAGGACGTCACCAGCCCTCACACGAGGTTCTTCATGGAGCCGTCCAAGGCGCACCCCGGGCTCCTGCACGTCAGGTGCTGCTACGACAACAAGTACTGGGCGGCGAACCAACTGCACGACGGCGAGGACGACGGCGGCTGGATCGTCGGAGCCGCCGACGAAGCGGAGGAAGACTTGTCCAAAACGACGTGCACGCTGTTTAAGACCACGCCCGGCGACCGTAGCTCCGGCTATATCAG GTTTGTACATGCTCAGCTCCAGATGTACGCGTGCGTGTCCAAGGAGAATCTCCATTTCTCCTTGGAGAAAGGAGATGAAGATTTGAGCGGTGGATACATCGTCCACGATCTGTCGCAGCAGGTGGTCTTGCCTAGATACCTTGCTTTCAAAGGTGACAACGGCATGTACCTCTGCCCGCAGATCATCGAGCGCCATGAATACCTTCAGTTCTCAGCACGGGGCGTGGATCAAGCCTTGGTCAACCGCGTCCACAGCAACCAGGACGGAACGTGCCGTATATGGTCGAACCACTTCGGCAGATTCTGGCGGCGCAGCCCCAACTGGATCTTCTGCGACTCCCCCGACGGCGCCACAAGCGGCGACGGCGTCGACGTCGACACGCTGTTCCGGGCAGTCAGTTTCGGCAGCTTCGTGGCGCTCCAGAGCCTCGGCAACAACTGGTACTGCAACAGGCTGACCACCGAAGGCAAGAAGAGCTGCCTCAACGCCGGGGCCCCAACCATCACGGCGGAGGCAAGATTACGGCTGGAAGAAGCCGTTGCTTCCCGTGAGATTTACGACGTCGTCTTCGACCTCTCGCGGCCTAGAGTCCACGGGAAGACCCGCGTCGTCGGCATGGCGGCTGCCTCTGCTCTCAACGACGCCGCCTCCGGCGACACGGCTCAACTCAGGCTAGAGTGCAGAGACACGGAGAAAAGGACCTGGGGTTCAAGTGTTACGGTGAACCTTGGTGTCGGGGCGAAGATCCATGCTGGCGTTCCGCGGATCACCGCCGGTGGGAATGTGGAGGTTACAGACGAGTTTAGTGGACCGTACAGCTGGGGATCATCCATGGAGAAAGAAACAACCAAGGATGTCGCCTACCAAGTCACCGTGCCCCCAAAGACTAGGGTAACGGTGTCCATGGTGGCAACAAGAGCGTCCTGTGACGTTCCCTTCTCCTACAAGCAGAGGGACacactgttggatggacatcaagtGACTCATGATATGAACGATGGCCTCTACAGTGGTCAAAATTGCTTCGATTTTGAGTTTGTAATAACCAGCGAGGAAAATATCTAA